The proteins below come from a single Malus domestica chromosome 03, GDT2T_hap1 genomic window:
- the LOC103414744 gene encoding chaperonin 60 subunit beta 2, chloroplastic, translated as MASTFAAMTSVGSLAAPSRVIDRKFDNLSSRASISSFSLSRRQHVAMRRTRAPRICAMAKELHFNKDGSAIKKLQTGVNKLADLVGVTLGPKGRNVVLESKYGSPKIVNDGVTVAKEVELEDPVENIGAKLVRQAAAKTNDLAGDGTTTSVVLAQGLIAEGVKVVAAGANPVLITRGIEKTTRALVNELKLISKEVEDSELADVAAVSAGNNYEVGNMIAEALSKVGRKGVVTLEEGKSAENSLYVVEGMQFDRGYISPYFVTDSEKMAVEYENCKLLLVDKKITNARDLINILEDAIRGGYPVVIIAEDIEQEALATLVVNKLRGALKIAALKAPGFGDRKSQYLDDIAILTGGTVIREEVGLTLENVGKEVLGHASKVVLTKDTSTIVGDGSTQEAVNKRVAQIKNLIEAAEQDYEREKLNERIAKLSGGVAVIQVGAQTETELKEKKLRVEDALNATKAAVEEGIVVGGGCTLLRLASKVDAIKDTLDNDEEKVGADIVKRALSYPLKLIAKNAGVNGSVVSEKVLSSDNPKYGYNAATGNYEDLMAAGIIDPTKVVRCCLEHASSVAKTFLMSDCVVVEIKEPEPAVPAGNPMDNSGYGY; from the exons ATGGCATCCACATTTGCAGCCATGACTTCAGTTGGTTCGTTGGCTGCTCCTAGCCGTGTCATTGACAGGAAATTCGACAACTTGTCGTCTCGTGCTTCAatctcttcattctctctctctaggaGGCAACATGTGGCTATGAGGAGGACACGAGCTCCCAGGATCTGCGCCATGGCCAAGGAATTGCACTTCAACAAGGACGGCTCTGCCATCAAGAAATTACAG ACTGGTGTCAACAAGCTCGCCGACCTTGTTGGGGTTACACTTGGTCCAAAGGGAAGGAATGTCGTTCTAGAGAGCAAGTATGGCTCCCCCAAAATTGTTAACGATGGTGTAACCGTCGCAAAAGAG GTTGAGTTGGAGGACCCTGTTGAGAATATTGGAGCTAAGTTAGTGAGACAGGCAGCTGCCAAGACTAATGACCTGGCTGGTGACGGTACAACCACTTCTGTTGTTCTTGCACAAGGTCTTATTGCTGAAGGTGTCAAG GTGGTTGCAGCTGGGGCAAACCCTGTTTTAATCACACGTGGCATTGAAAAGACCACTAGAGCCCTAGTAAATGAGCTTAAGTTGATCTCCAAAGAG GTTGAAGACAGTGAGCTGGCAGATGTTGCAGCTGTTAGTGCAGGAAACAATTACGAAGTAGGAAACATGATTGCTGAAGCTTTGAGCAAGGTGGGTAGGAAGGGTGTGGTGACCCTTGAAGAGGGAAAGAGCGCTGAGAACAGCCTGTATGTTGTTGAGGGAATGCAATTCGATCGTGGTTATATCTCACCTTACTTTGTCACTGACAGTGAGAAAATGGCAGTTGAATATGAGAACTGCAAG TTGCTTCttgttgataaaaaaattacaaatgcaAGGGACCTTATTAACATTTTGGAGGATGCTATTAGAGGAGGATACCCAGTTGTAATCATTGCAGAAGACATTGAACAAGAAGCTCTTGCAACTCTTGTTGTAAACAAGCTAAGAGGAGCTCTTAAGATTGCTGCCCTTAAAGCTCCCGGGTTTGGTGATCGCAAGAGCCAGTACCTTGATGACATTGCTATTCTAACTGGAG GAACTGTCATCAGAGAGGAAGTAGGACTCACATTAGAGAATGTTGGAAAGGAGGTCCTAGGCCATGCATCGAAAGTGGTTCTTACAAAGGATACCTCCACAATTGTTGGTGATGGAAGTACTCAGGAAGCAGTTAACAAGCGAGTTGCCCAAATTAAGAACCTCATTGAG GCGGCCGAGCAGGACTATGAAAGAGAAAAGCTTAATGAAAGGATTGCAAAACTATCTGGTGGTGTTGCTGTTATACAG GTTGGAGCACAAACAGAGACAGAgctgaaagaaaagaaactgaGAGTTGAAGATGCTCTGAATGCAACAAAG GCAGCTGTTGAGGAAGGTATTGTTGTCGGAGGTGGATGCACACTTCTGAGGTTAGCATCAAAGGTTGACGCAATCAAAGATACTCTTGATAATGATGAAGAAAAG GTTGGAGCAGATATCGTTAAAAGAGCTCTTAGTTACCCTCTGAAATTAATCGCCAAGAATGCTGGTGTAAATGGAAGTGTTGTCAGTGAGAAG GTGCTTTCGAGTGACAATCCGAAGTATGGATATAATGCTGCCACTGGAAACTATGAAGATTTAATGGCTGCTGGAATCATTGATCCAACCAAG GTGGTGAGATGTTGCCTAGAGCATGCATCCTCTGTTGCGAAAACTTTCTTAATGTCAGATTGTGTGGTTGTTGAGATTAAAGAGCCAGAACCTGCAGTGCCTGCCGGCAACCCCATGGACAACTCAG GCTACGGTTACTAA